The following are encoded together in the Dyella terrae genome:
- a CDS encoding tetratricopeptide repeat protein, which produces MNASMPPADAPEAEWLARGRALTLQGHVQTALAIYEQASEHFPASSDIRIGLAGLCWQAGQQERAESLLRAWLTDHHNDDASTFLLVDLLREQGRLGDAADAMRTLFTHGPQSVDTVIRAIETLDDYGRQQDAAAIGEAAIANGANDPRLHAYAGMLAIQLRTVRAYAAALRHRHGDDSGCRRVEYSAWARWPAALPRRATSRFRLLPRTTAAFHAQ; this is translated from the coding sequence ATGAACGCGTCGATGCCTCCGGCGGATGCACCGGAAGCGGAGTGGCTGGCGAGGGGACGCGCCCTGACCTTGCAGGGCCATGTGCAAACCGCGCTCGCGATCTATGAGCAGGCGAGCGAACACTTTCCGGCATCTTCCGATATTCGCATCGGGCTCGCTGGATTGTGCTGGCAGGCGGGCCAGCAGGAACGCGCGGAGTCACTCCTGCGTGCGTGGCTGACGGATCATCACAACGACGACGCGTCGACCTTCCTGCTGGTGGATTTGTTGCGTGAACAAGGGCGTCTCGGCGATGCCGCCGACGCGATGCGCACCCTCTTCACCCATGGGCCGCAGAGCGTGGATACCGTTATTCGTGCCATCGAGACGTTGGACGACTATGGTCGCCAGCAGGACGCCGCAGCGATTGGCGAGGCCGCCATCGCCAACGGCGCGAATGATCCACGCTTGCATGCCTACGCGGGCATGCTCGCCATCCAGCTCAGGACAGTTCGAGCGTACGCGGCAGCACTACGACATCGCCATGGCGATGACTCCGGATGCCGTCGAGTGGAATATTCCGCTTGGGCTCGCTGGCCTGCAGCGTTACCGCGACGCGCAACATCCCGATTTCGCCTTCTTCCGAGAACTACTGCGGCGTTCCACGCTCAGTGA
- a CDS encoding M48 metallopeptidase family protein, which translates to MTALKYLGGYPPALLDKVRQQIDRGELGEYLQKRHPGRHEVQSDKALYAYTNALRQEHLRNAPGIDRVWYDSKLDVINKALGMHTAISHVHGSRMKARKEIRIAALFRDTPPEFLKMIVVHELAHLKEAEHNKAFYQLCEYMQPDYHQQEFDLRLYLTWRDVQAAALLEAKAPR; encoded by the coding sequence GTGACCGCATTGAAGTACCTGGGCGGTTACCCGCCGGCCTTGCTCGATAAGGTGCGCCAGCAGATCGACCGCGGTGAGCTGGGCGAGTACCTGCAGAAACGCCACCCCGGCCGCCACGAAGTGCAGAGCGACAAGGCGCTCTATGCCTACACCAATGCGCTACGCCAGGAGCACCTGCGCAACGCACCCGGCATCGACCGCGTGTGGTACGACAGCAAGCTCGACGTGATCAACAAGGCGCTGGGCATGCACACGGCTATCTCCCATGTGCACGGCAGCCGCATGAAGGCGCGCAAGGAGATCCGTATTGCCGCCCTGTTCCGGGATACGCCGCCGGAGTTCCTCAAGATGATCGTGGTGCACGAGCTGGCGCACCTGAAGGAAGCCGAGCACAACAAGGCGTTCTATCAGCTGTGCGAGTACATGCAGCCGGATTACCACCAGCAGGAATTCGACCTTCGTCTGTACCTCACCTGGCGTGATGTGCAGGCCGCCGCCCTGCTTGAGGCCAAGGCGCCGCGATAG
- a CDS encoding ion channel, which translates to MPAWFHQWLNRPRTIQIGGRPFVSEGLTQRIWDDIYHSALTIRWPTFFGLAAAVFLVLNALFGLLYQLGDHAIANQFPSNFAGAFFFSVETLATVGYGDMHPQTLYGHLVATVEIFFGMLSIALVTGLVFARFSRPRAKMMFADHPVIRLVHGKRTLMIRAANARQNVIAAASAKLHLLLRETSPEGFRLRRIHDLTLLRDRHPVFTLSWSLMHVIDEGSPLHGMSAEDLAASEATLMLSIEGIDETTSQSMLARRQWSYREWRWNHRYVDLVHDDELGISHIDYGVFHQVLPVEQDEDSDRF; encoded by the coding sequence ATGCCCGCTTGGTTCCATCAGTGGCTTAATCGTCCCCGCACCATCCAGATCGGCGGACGACCGTTCGTCAGCGAAGGGCTGACGCAACGCATTTGGGACGACATCTACCATTCTGCGCTCACCATCCGCTGGCCGACGTTCTTCGGGCTGGCCGCGGCCGTGTTCCTGGTGCTGAATGCGTTGTTCGGCCTGCTTTACCAGCTGGGCGACCACGCCATCGCCAACCAGTTTCCCTCCAACTTCGCCGGCGCATTCTTCTTCAGCGTGGAAACGCTGGCGACCGTCGGCTATGGCGACATGCACCCGCAGACGCTGTACGGCCATCTGGTGGCGACGGTAGAGATCTTTTTCGGCATGCTGAGCATCGCCCTGGTGACCGGCCTGGTGTTCGCCCGCTTCTCGCGGCCGCGGGCCAAGATGATGTTTGCCGATCATCCGGTGATCCGCCTCGTGCACGGCAAGCGCACGCTGATGATCCGCGCGGCCAACGCGCGCCAGAACGTGATCGCCGCAGCCTCTGCGAAGCTGCATCTGCTGCTGCGCGAAACCTCACCAGAAGGTTTTCGCCTGCGCCGCATCCACGACCTCACGCTGTTGCGCGACCGCCACCCGGTGTTCACGCTGAGCTGGAGCCTGATGCACGTCATCGACGAAGGCAGCCCACTGCATGGCATGAGCGCGGAGGATCTGGCGGCCTCCGAAGCCACCTTGATGCTAAGCATCGAAGGCATCGACGAAACCACTTCGCAGTCGATGCTCGCCCGCCGCCAGTGGAGTTATCGCGAGTGGCGCTGGAACCATCGCTACGTCGATCTGGTGCACGACGACGAACTGGGCATCAGCCACATCGACTACGGCGTCTTCCACCAGGTGCTGCCGGTGGAACAGGATGAGGACAGCGATCGCTTCTGA
- a CDS encoding tetratricopeptide repeat-containing sulfotransferase family protein — translation MNSETIPSIMGALQAGQFALAEKLGRDAVQLNPREENVLILLALSLQYQGRPGEALAVYADLVRYYPLSSLHWNNYATQLAEVGRRDEAFVAYQKAVELDPNNAVPKAQLGLMLVERHQYPAAREILLDAYALDRESPWIRIRAARACCGCQDFDGAGDLLKPWRSWIPLQDDALQMDLAQVLTLRNDLLDAAALLEDLLTRQPMAPEVRLLLASLYERLNRLDDAEAAVRPVLDLANRTGGELLIEAEYILATLAQRRGDHASARQLLEKCGPNGPEDDQHYFQLAASCDKLGDVDAAMRALKEAHSVNTRIRQHESPEHYAPGAKALPSDAPSVTAEQYAQWPQHIAPDAHDSPLFVVGFPRSGTTLLEQMLDAHSALQSMDENPFFSRLSLILRQHDQRILDDLSVLRQYDCDELRKRYNTMVMERINRRWDAQLVDKNPLNMQWLPMIHRLFPEAKLILAVRHPCDVVLSCYMQNFRASVLAAACSTLDRLAHAYVEAMTTWLEQVEVLRPNVMVSRYEDLVTDFPRQVERLASFIGLEDASPMLAFDQHARNKSFIGTPSYSQVIEPVNRKGMGRWQKYRQYLEPVLPTLEPMLRHWGYSVDE, via the coding sequence ATGAATTCCGAAACCATTCCATCCATCATGGGTGCGCTGCAGGCCGGTCAGTTCGCGCTGGCGGAAAAGCTTGGCCGCGATGCCGTGCAGTTGAATCCGCGAGAAGAAAACGTCCTGATACTTTTGGCTTTGAGCCTGCAATATCAGGGTCGTCCTGGCGAGGCATTGGCTGTCTACGCAGACCTGGTTCGGTACTATCCGTTGTCCAGCCTGCACTGGAACAACTACGCCACGCAGCTGGCGGAGGTGGGGCGCCGCGACGAGGCTTTCGTGGCGTATCAGAAGGCCGTGGAGCTTGATCCAAACAACGCGGTTCCCAAGGCTCAGCTTGGCCTGATGCTGGTGGAGCGCCACCAATACCCGGCCGCACGCGAGATACTGCTCGACGCATACGCGCTTGATCGGGAATCGCCTTGGATTCGCATACGCGCGGCACGCGCCTGCTGTGGATGCCAGGATTTCGACGGCGCAGGTGACCTGCTCAAGCCATGGCGTAGCTGGATCCCATTGCAAGACGACGCTCTTCAGATGGATCTTGCACAGGTGCTGACGCTGCGTAATGACCTGCTGGATGCGGCTGCATTGCTCGAGGATCTGTTGACGCGACAGCCGATGGCGCCCGAAGTGCGTCTGCTGTTGGCGAGCTTGTACGAACGCCTCAATCGACTGGACGATGCGGAAGCGGCAGTACGTCCGGTGCTTGATCTCGCCAACCGGACCGGGGGCGAACTCCTCATTGAGGCCGAATACATACTCGCCACACTCGCTCAGCGTCGCGGTGACCATGCCAGCGCGCGGCAGTTGCTGGAGAAGTGCGGTCCGAACGGGCCCGAGGATGACCAGCACTATTTCCAGCTGGCAGCCTCGTGCGACAAGCTAGGTGACGTCGACGCTGCGATGCGTGCGCTCAAGGAAGCGCACAGCGTCAACACCCGCATCAGGCAGCACGAGTCACCCGAACATTACGCGCCTGGTGCGAAGGCATTGCCCAGCGACGCACCGAGCGTGACGGCCGAACAGTATGCGCAATGGCCGCAACATATCGCACCTGACGCACACGATTCACCCCTGTTTGTCGTGGGTTTTCCGCGTTCGGGGACCACGTTGCTGGAACAGATGCTGGACGCCCATAGCGCCCTGCAGTCCATGGACGAAAACCCGTTCTTTAGCCGCTTGTCGTTGATACTTCGACAGCACGACCAGCGGATACTCGACGATCTGAGCGTGCTTCGACAGTACGACTGCGATGAGTTGCGCAAGCGGTACAACACGATGGTGATGGAGCGCATCAACCGTCGTTGGGATGCTCAACTGGTCGACAAGAATCCGTTGAACATGCAGTGGCTGCCGATGATCCACCGGCTGTTTCCGGAGGCCAAGCTCATCTTGGCCGTGCGCCACCCATGCGATGTTGTGCTCAGTTGCTACATGCAGAACTTCCGTGCCAGCGTCCTGGCGGCGGCGTGCAGCACTCTGGATCGTCTGGCTCACGCTTACGTTGAAGCTATGACCACATGGCTGGAGCAGGTGGAAGTCCTCCGGCCTAACGTGATGGTTTCTCGCTATGAAGATCTGGTGACGGATTTCCCGCGGCAGGTTGAACGCCTCGCTTCCTTCATTGGGCTTGAGGACGCGTCGCCGATGTTGGCTTTCGACCAACACGCGCGCAACAAGAGCTTCATCGGTACGCCCAGCTATTCGCAGGTGATCGAGCCGGTGAATCGCAAGGGCATGGGGCGTTGGCAGAAGTACCGTCAGTACCTGGAGCCGGTGTTGCCTACGCTTGAACCCATGCTGCGCCACTGGGGTTACTCAGTCGACGAGTGA
- a CDS encoding sulfotransferase family protein, which produces MQSSHPWSRKLWKRSIEARLGAPSYGPPLAPVDDWIPVFIVGVPRSGTTLLAERLARHPQVCTRGELGWLQVAAQRVAQAATVQRSVLEDAAALYATHARQGEHNARWIIDKQPLNLLHVDLILSLWPHARIIHCERNARDTALSLWMQSFHDRAHDYAYDFDDIGAVIHGCRRLMAHWTKRYGDSIRTVHYETFVAAPDEEFAALEAWLQLPSVPPVPAAPTPSPISTASAWQARQPVYTRSVGRWQRYAAYLPELRTLPEH; this is translated from the coding sequence ATGCAAAGCAGTCACCCCTGGTCGCGCAAGCTGTGGAAGCGCAGCATTGAGGCACGCCTAGGCGCGCCCTCGTATGGGCCCCCGCTAGCGCCCGTCGACGACTGGATACCTGTCTTCATTGTCGGCGTTCCGCGTTCCGGCACGACGCTACTCGCTGAACGATTGGCTCGCCACCCGCAGGTGTGCACGCGTGGCGAGCTGGGCTGGCTGCAGGTCGCGGCGCAGCGCGTTGCGCAGGCGGCTACCGTCCAGCGGTCAGTACTGGAAGATGCTGCTGCACTTTATGCGACGCACGCGCGACAGGGTGAGCACAACGCGCGCTGGATCATCGACAAGCAGCCACTCAACCTGCTGCACGTCGATCTCATCCTTTCGCTGTGGCCGCACGCGCGCATCATCCATTGCGAGCGCAACGCGCGCGACACCGCGCTGTCTTTGTGGATGCAGTCCTTCCACGATCGCGCGCACGACTATGCCTACGATTTCGATGACATCGGCGCGGTGATCCATGGCTGCCGGCGACTGATGGCGCACTGGACGAAACGCTACGGTGACTCCATCCGCACGGTGCACTACGAAACATTTGTCGCCGCACCGGACGAAGAATTCGCTGCGCTCGAAGCGTGGCTGCAGCTGCCCTCAGTCCCGCCGGTGCCAGCTGCACCGACGCCCTCGCCTATCAGCACGGCGAGTGCATGGCAGGCACGCCAGCCGGTGTACACACGCTCGGTGGGACGCTGGCAGCGCTATGCGGCCTACCTGCCCGAGTTGCGGACGTTGCCTGAGCACTGA
- a CDS encoding putative toxin-antitoxin system toxin component, PIN family, giving the protein MRAMPVSVPRLVLDTNVALDLFVFRDPACDRLMDALREGTVVAVVDEPCREEWLAVLEYPAFGLTDAARGDAVAAFDRWVVLLPASALVPPPAVKLPRCADPDDQKFLELALGAGAQCLLSKDKALLQLARRTAREGWFRILCPSAWEPAPHRKRTIHNRLIASSRCSDS; this is encoded by the coding sequence ATGCGCGCCATGCCTGTTTCCGTTCCCCGGCTCGTCCTCGACACCAACGTTGCCCTCGACCTGTTCGTGTTCCGCGACCCCGCCTGCGACCGCCTGATGGATGCGTTGCGGGAGGGCACCGTGGTCGCTGTGGTGGACGAACCGTGCCGCGAGGAATGGCTGGCGGTGCTGGAATATCCCGCCTTCGGGCTAACGGACGCCGCGCGCGGCGACGCCGTAGCGGCATTCGACCGCTGGGTGGTCCTGCTGCCCGCGTCCGCCCTGGTGCCGCCACCGGCGGTGAAATTGCCGCGCTGCGCGGACCCGGACGACCAGAAATTCCTCGAACTGGCACTGGGGGCGGGCGCGCAATGCCTGCTCAGCAAGGACAAAGCCTTGCTGCAGTTGGCCCGCCGGACGGCGCGTGAGGGCTGGTTCCGCATCCTGTGCCCTTCGGCATGGGAACCAGCCCCCCACCGTAAGCGTACGATTCACAACAGGTTGATCGCGTCTTCGCGATGCTCGGACAGCTAA
- a CDS encoding sulfotransferase family protein, with protein sequence MRRTFVVGCPRSGTTIVQALLARHPAVYTLPETAFFEQLHGDLTMRWGDARMHIRRLRRWRQTLGLTRRHARETYAALHVQLTGKRPAMLPTYHHQSLSQRFLAVLDRSAASAERSMWLEKTPNHLLYIPEIEAAAPDARFVHVVRRGMDVLASLADVYLRFENDDAFGGGTVHWARRWNRAMEIHGQHVGRTQHHFVFLEDLVRQPDNEWARLCAFLELPPDAPLENANHQPIANLKDEPWKLSAIGGQVREADRKVDSLFGPKLQRWLHGRLVSYEDLHAQCQATRATLVSRTPKTAGILVANVG encoded by the coding sequence ATGCGGCGTACCTTTGTCGTGGGTTGCCCGCGTTCCGGTACCACTATTGTCCAGGCGCTGCTGGCGCGACACCCTGCGGTCTATACGCTGCCGGAAACCGCGTTCTTCGAACAATTGCATGGGGACCTGACGATGCGTTGGGGCGATGCGCGCATGCATATCCGCCGCCTGCGTCGCTGGCGCCAGACCCTCGGGCTTACTCGCCGCCATGCGCGCGAAACCTATGCCGCGCTACATGTGCAACTGACCGGTAAGCGGCCGGCCATGCTGCCGACCTATCACCACCAGAGTCTTTCCCAGCGTTTCCTCGCCGTGCTGGACCGCTCCGCCGCCTCAGCCGAACGCTCCATGTGGCTGGAGAAGACCCCGAACCATCTCCTCTACATCCCCGAGATCGAAGCTGCTGCGCCTGATGCCCGCTTCGTCCACGTGGTGCGGCGGGGCATGGACGTGCTGGCATCGCTGGCCGACGTCTACCTGCGCTTTGAGAACGACGATGCCTTCGGCGGCGGTACCGTGCACTGGGCGCGCCGCTGGAATCGCGCGATGGAGATCCATGGTCAGCACGTCGGGCGTACCCAGCATCACTTCGTCTTTCTGGAGGATCTGGTGCGCCAGCCGGACAACGAATGGGCGCGTCTTTGCGCCTTCCTCGAGCTGCCGCCGGATGCACCACTGGAAAATGCCAACCACCAGCCCATCGCCAATCTGAAAGACGAACCCTGGAAGCTCTCGGCCATTGGCGGCCAGGTGCGCGAGGCCGACCGAAAGGTCGACAGCCTGTTCGGTCCCAAGCTGCAGCGTTGGCTGCACGGCCGCCTAGTCTCCTACGAGGATCTGCACGCGCAATGCCAAGCCACTCGCGCGACTCTCGTATCCCGGACGCCCAAAACCGCCGGGATACTCGTAGCCAACGTCGGCTGA
- a CDS encoding aspartyl/asparaginyl beta-hydroxylase domain-containing protein has protein sequence MSNGVEGGVAALRESALHGLRTGDVAAAEQSFARLLERVPDDVEALQFLAANRLMRGDALGAVALLQRAVKVQPQNPDILHQMGAAEMAAGHFSGAIDTLRRCLDVAPGLFVARLRLGMALEQVGDQHGAVLAYFGAVNGAQAHGRWMSDATTAPGLRDSVHHAMRMIDVGRRSTFDAVLEPLRQRYGQGELARVEHCLAIYLGEKPANIPDARQKPKFLYFPDIPSQPYYGRERFPWQADLEAATEVIREELLAVLAEQQPLLPFLGNQSADELKGHLRSSGAQPAQWDAYFFYRHGDRFDEHHVRCPRTSALLDQVPLVRIRDHAPETLFSVLRPGTHILPHRGVTNTRLVTHLPLIVPPECAINVGGELHEWKEGRCVSFDDTFEHEAWNRSDRTRVVVILDSWNPDLTEAERLAVTDLVEAIGDFNRASEVPVPSG, from the coding sequence ATGAGCAACGGTGTTGAAGGGGGAGTAGCCGCGCTGCGCGAGTCGGCGTTGCACGGTCTGCGCACGGGGGATGTGGCAGCTGCCGAACAGTCGTTTGCGCGGTTGTTGGAGCGGGTGCCGGATGATGTCGAGGCGCTGCAGTTCCTGGCCGCCAACCGCCTGATGAGGGGGGATGCGCTGGGCGCCGTGGCTTTGCTCCAGCGGGCGGTGAAGGTGCAGCCGCAGAACCCGGACATTCTTCATCAGATGGGTGCGGCGGAAATGGCGGCCGGCCATTTCAGTGGGGCGATCGACACACTGCGCCGATGCCTGGACGTGGCGCCGGGACTGTTTGTGGCCCGCCTGCGCCTGGGCATGGCGCTCGAGCAAGTGGGTGACCAGCACGGCGCAGTGCTCGCCTATTTCGGTGCCGTCAACGGCGCGCAGGCACACGGTCGATGGATGAGCGATGCGACGACGGCACCGGGGCTGCGCGATTCCGTGCACCATGCCATGCGCATGATCGACGTCGGACGGCGCAGCACGTTCGATGCCGTGCTCGAGCCCCTGCGGCAGCGTTACGGTCAGGGCGAACTGGCACGCGTGGAGCATTGCCTAGCCATCTATCTGGGCGAAAAGCCGGCCAACATCCCGGACGCCCGCCAGAAGCCCAAATTCCTCTACTTCCCTGATATTCCGAGCCAGCCCTACTACGGCCGCGAGCGTTTCCCCTGGCAGGCCGATTTGGAGGCAGCCACCGAGGTCATCCGCGAAGAACTGCTCGCCGTACTGGCTGAGCAGCAGCCGTTGCTGCCGTTCCTGGGTAACCAGAGCGCGGACGAGCTCAAGGGGCACTTGCGTTCATCGGGCGCGCAACCGGCGCAATGGGATGCCTACTTCTTCTATCGCCATGGCGATCGGTTTGACGAGCACCATGTGCGGTGCCCGCGCACCTCGGCCCTGCTGGATCAGGTTCCGTTGGTGCGCATCCGCGACCACGCGCCCGAAACGTTGTTCTCGGTGCTGCGCCCGGGAACCCACATCCTGCCGCACCGTGGCGTGACCAACACGCGTCTGGTGACGCACCTGCCCTTGATCGTACCGCCCGAGTGCGCGATCAACGTTGGTGGTGAGCTGCACGAGTGGAAAGAAGGCCGGTGCGTCAGCTTCGACGACACTTTCGAGCACGAGGCCTGGAACCGTAGCGATCGCACCCGCGTGGTGGTGATCCTGGATAGCTGGAACCCCGACCTTACCGAGGCCGAGCGTCTCGCTGTCACCGATCTGGTCGAGGCCATCGGTGACTTCAATCGCGCCAGCGAAGTCCCGGTTCCGAGCGGCTGA
- a CDS encoding quinone oxidoreductase family protein: MHALTFDHFGPAGVLRWTERPDPVPGPGQVLVRMKSVGLNFADVYRRNGNYHLSGAAPWVLGYEGAGVVEIAVDGDARFPVGTRVGFADMPHANAELVVVDRDRLIPLPDDIDDDTAAAVLLQGLTAQYLVTDSFAARAGDVAVVHAAAGGVGLLLVQMLKSLGAVVLGIASNEAKRDAVITAGADAAVGYGEWVQAARSLTGGHGANVVYDSVGRTLADSLAAARIGGTVVFYGMAAGDPDPVDPRLLMDRSLTLTGGDLWNVLTGPEVRRERAAMLFEQIRQGAVKPHIAARFLLRDGARAHEYLESRAAIGKVLLTL, translated from the coding sequence ATGCACGCACTGACGTTTGACCACTTTGGCCCTGCCGGCGTGCTGCGCTGGACCGAGCGTCCAGACCCGGTGCCCGGCCCCGGCCAAGTTCTGGTGCGGATGAAGAGCGTTGGGCTCAACTTTGCCGATGTTTACCGGCGTAATGGCAACTATCACCTCAGTGGAGCGGCACCTTGGGTGCTGGGCTACGAAGGGGCGGGCGTGGTGGAGATAGCGGTGGATGGGGACGCGCGCTTTCCTGTCGGTACTCGCGTCGGCTTTGCCGACATGCCGCACGCCAACGCGGAACTGGTTGTGGTGGACCGCGACCGCCTGATTCCCCTGCCTGATGACATCGACGACGACACAGCGGCTGCCGTTCTGCTGCAGGGGCTGACGGCGCAGTACCTCGTCACCGACAGCTTCGCTGCGCGGGCGGGCGACGTCGCTGTAGTGCATGCCGCCGCAGGCGGCGTGGGCCTGCTGCTGGTGCAGATGCTCAAGTCGTTGGGGGCGGTGGTGCTGGGCATCGCCTCAAATGAAGCCAAGCGCGACGCGGTCATCACTGCGGGCGCCGATGCGGCCGTGGGGTACGGGGAGTGGGTACAGGCCGCGCGTTCGTTGACCGGCGGTCATGGCGCCAATGTTGTATACGACTCGGTGGGGCGCACGCTCGCGGACAGCCTGGCGGCGGCACGTATTGGTGGCACCGTGGTGTTCTATGGCATGGCGGCGGGCGATCCCGATCCAGTCGATCCGCGCCTGCTGATGGACCGCTCGCTCACCCTGACGGGCGGCGACCTGTGGAACGTGCTGACCGGGCCGGAAGTGCGGCGCGAACGGGCGGCGATGCTGTTCGAGCAGATTCGGCAGGGTGCAGTGAAGCCGCACATTGCCGCGCGTTTTCTGCTGCGGGATGGCGCTCGTGCGCACGAGTATCTGGAAAGCCGTGCCGCCATCGGGAAAGTACTGTTGACGCTGTAG
- a CDS encoding tetratricopeptide repeat-containing sulfotransferase family protein translates to MNPRLQGLGPNATQQVMIAAQALDAGRVDDAERQLARVIAAYPDHPEVLRMQAGIHSMRGKHELAVGTMRRAIALRPQDPMYHNTLGSLLGNAGEYEAAIAALRHTCQLQPDLAMAWFNLGVMLTKSVRNEEAAEALQRAISLAPGHLSARALLADILRTRGRVDEAATEYRRIIAAQPTAGLAWWGLADLRTQHFSDDDIAQMRAAQARPEASEQDRVTIGFALAKALDEHGRYAESLDALATANAVAQRSHPWNAAAFSASVASITDAFDPPRATSAEPLGHEVIFIASLPRSGSTLVEQILATHSSVEGAGELPDLPYVLGEESRRRGKPFPLWVSDMQPEDWQRLGRHYLERTAHWRRERPVFTDKLPNNWIYIGAIRAMLPEARVVVCRRDPLETCFSCYRQPLDANNGYTRTFDDLAMFWRDFDRSVTRSTSLHPDAVREHHYEAMIDDPETQIRELLAFSRLPFEEACLRFHENRRDVRSPSATQVRQPLRRDTARSAQYGALLDPLRKALGLPILGA, encoded by the coding sequence ATGAATCCGCGACTGCAGGGGCTGGGACCCAACGCGACCCAACAAGTGATGATCGCCGCCCAGGCACTGGATGCCGGCCGCGTGGACGATGCCGAGAGGCAATTGGCACGCGTGATCGCGGCCTACCCCGATCACCCCGAAGTTCTGCGTATGCAGGCCGGCATCCACAGCATGCGTGGAAAGCACGAGCTGGCCGTCGGCACGATGCGGCGCGCGATCGCTCTGCGCCCGCAAGACCCGATGTATCACAACACCCTGGGCTCCCTACTGGGCAACGCCGGGGAGTACGAGGCGGCCATCGCCGCTTTGCGCCACACCTGCCAGCTTCAGCCCGACCTCGCCATGGCGTGGTTCAACCTGGGCGTGATGCTGACTAAGAGCGTGCGCAACGAAGAGGCCGCCGAGGCCCTCCAGCGAGCGATATCGCTCGCTCCAGGCCATCTTTCCGCTCGGGCACTGCTGGCCGACATCCTGCGCACCCGCGGGCGGGTGGACGAGGCTGCCACGGAGTACCGCCGGATCATCGCCGCACAGCCGACCGCCGGCTTGGCCTGGTGGGGATTGGCCGATCTGCGCACGCAGCACTTCAGCGATGACGACATTGCACAGATGCGCGCGGCCCAGGCCAGGCCTGAGGCCAGTGAGCAGGATCGCGTGACCATCGGTTTTGCCTTGGCGAAGGCCCTGGATGAGCATGGCCGTTACGCAGAATCACTCGACGCGCTCGCCACGGCGAATGCGGTGGCGCAGCGTAGCCATCCATGGAATGCCGCGGCGTTCTCCGCCAGCGTGGCATCGATCACCGATGCATTCGACCCGCCGCGCGCGACCTCAGCCGAACCGCTGGGACACGAAGTCATCTTCATCGCGAGTCTGCCTCGCTCGGGCTCCACCTTGGTGGAACAGATCCTTGCCACGCACTCGTCGGTGGAAGGCGCTGGCGAGCTGCCGGACCTGCCCTATGTGCTGGGCGAAGAGTCGCGCCGTCGCGGCAAGCCCTTCCCGCTCTGGGTCAGCGACATGCAGCCGGAAGACTGGCAGCGTCTGGGCCGCCACTACCTGGAACGCACGGCTCACTGGCGCCGCGAGCGACCGGTGTTTACCGACAAGTTGCCCAACAATTGGATCTACATCGGCGCCATCCGCGCGATGCTGCCGGAAGCGCGTGTGGTGGTGTGTCGCCGCGATCCGCTGGAAACCTGCTTCTCCTGCTATCGCCAGCCGCTGGATGCCAACAACGGTTACACGCGCACCTTCGACGATCTGGCGATGTTCTGGCGCGATTTCGATCGCAGCGTCACGCGCAGCACAAGCCTGCATCCAGATGCCGTGCGAGAACACCACTACGAAGCGATGATCGACGATCCGGAAACGCAGATTCGCGAGCTGCTCGCCTTCAGTCGACTGCCGTTCGAAGAAGCCTGCCTTCGATTCCACGAAAACCGCCGCGACGTCCGCTCGCCTAGCGCCACGCAGGTGCGCCAGCCGTTGCGCCGCGACACAGCGCGCAGCGCGCAGTACGGCGCCCTGCTCGACCCGCTGCGCAAGGCACTTGGCTTGCCGATCCTCGGTGCATGA